The following proteins are co-located in the Nocardia bhagyanarayanae genome:
- a CDS encoding GyrI-like domain-containing protein — MQFEIVERDETWVAGLPVRSPKRALGKLRDHDLEAAWAAVLHQELGGPLASAYTDYTGELGTYNSQIVGYQCGSFAEVTRGHLVARLPRGSYAKFSSVGNFPQVMTDLWTQIAYAEEHNQIKRTYTGDFECYPHAYKIDLYLAVDPR, encoded by the coding sequence ATGCAGTTTGAAATCGTCGAGCGGGATGAGACGTGGGTCGCCGGATTGCCGGTGCGCAGCCCGAAGCGTGCGCTCGGGAAACTGCGTGACCACGATCTGGAGGCGGCATGGGCGGCCGTGCTGCACCAGGAACTCGGGGGACCGCTCGCCAGCGCCTACACCGACTACACCGGCGAACTCGGCACGTACAACTCGCAGATCGTCGGATACCAGTGCGGCTCCTTCGCCGAGGTGACTCGTGGCCATCTGGTCGCCCGCCTGCCGCGCGGCAGCTACGCGAAGTTCTCTTCGGTGGGTAATTTTCCGCAGGTGATGACCGACCTCTGGACGCAGATCGCCTACGCCGAGGAACACAATCAGATCAAACGAACCTATACCGGCGATTTCGAGTGCTACCCGCACGCGTACAAGATCGATCTGTACCTGGCGGTCGATCCCCGATGA
- a CDS encoding GyrI-like domain-containing protein: MTYAIVVRNEALYGGLVVPRVRPSFKVSNSDLIEFLKDRLRDRGAAAQPMYTVYVPDPAGNYNAMVCYEYAEPGDVPVGDLLVRVPKGVYARFEPNGDYHDPVEDVWAQVDDATASAEITRAYREEIEVWRGPDAVELFISILV, translated from the coding sequence ATGACCTATGCGATCGTCGTCCGCAACGAGGCGCTCTACGGCGGACTGGTGGTGCCACGGGTGCGTCCCAGCTTCAAGGTCAGCAACAGCGACCTGATCGAGTTCCTGAAGGACCGTTTGCGCGATCGCGGCGCCGCCGCGCAGCCCATGTACACCGTGTACGTGCCGGATCCGGCCGGAAACTACAACGCGATGGTCTGTTACGAATACGCGGAACCGGGCGATGTTCCTGTCGGCGATCTGCTGGTACGGGTACCGAAGGGCGTCTACGCTCGGTTCGAACCGAATGGGGACTATCACGACCCGGTAGAGGACGTGTGGGCGCAAGTCGACGACGCGACGGCGTCGGCGGAAATCACGCGGGCCTATCGGGAGGAGATCGAGGTCTGGCGCGGGCCCGACGCGGTCGAGTTGTTCATCTCCATCCTGGTGTGA
- a CDS encoding Rv1355c family protein encodes MNGDPGPGADYRPLILDETVPDEASVLTQLRKSPMIRILDLRDVLHAELRKVHNPPDDHGGPETDRWVYYPWRRTLVGLPGEQTFRAIRLDRNRNKVTRDEQRRLAGLAIGVVGQSVGHAIAHTLAMEGSCGLLRLADFDDIELSNLNRVPGNIFDIGVNKSIVTARRIAELDPYLPVEVYTAGIDERSVDEFLRGLSIVVEECDSLDVKFAVREGARRHRLPLLMDTSDRGLFDVERYDLEPERPPFHGLLGTTTAADLRGLSTKEKAPHVMRILDPKELSARMAASLVEIDETVTTWPQLGGDVQLGAAIVATAVRRIGLGYKLSSGRTRIDLERGLDGLAEPEPEDLVWENEPDPTAVPSGPARVNVLHCAQRAPSGGNTQPWLLRIEDDALRIELAPNRSSSLDIGYRGSAVAIGAALHNARAAAAAHGILGGRRFLEDDGFTALLEFGSGSDPLLARDYPAALARDTNRKLGTGAPLDDGVLAGLAAAAAAEGGAVRAITGRAELAHAAALIGESDRIRHLTPRLHQEMYGELRWPGEDLRTGIDVRGMELAPDEQAKVRIGGRADVMARLHEWSGGVALGEYSRDRVLSSSALVAVTLPCRPGPDGASLADYATAGAALQRVWLEAGRRGLAVQPVSPVFLYARHPDELIAISPDFADTLTSLQGRFLDLLGVPGHEIMALVLRLSYAAAATVRSRRLPVPGAGDRS; translated from the coding sequence ATGAACGGTGACCCTGGTCCCGGTGCGGACTATCGGCCGCTGATCCTCGACGAGACGGTGCCGGACGAAGCGTCCGTCCTCACGCAACTGCGTAAGTCACCGATGATCCGCATTCTCGACCTGCGTGACGTGCTGCACGCGGAACTCCGCAAGGTGCACAATCCGCCCGACGACCACGGCGGCCCGGAAACGGACCGCTGGGTCTACTACCCGTGGCGGCGCACGCTGGTCGGATTGCCCGGCGAACAAACCTTCCGCGCGATCCGGCTGGACCGCAACCGGAACAAGGTGACCCGCGACGAACAGCGGCGGCTCGCGGGCCTGGCCATCGGGGTGGTCGGGCAGAGCGTCGGACACGCCATCGCGCACACCCTCGCCATGGAGGGCTCCTGCGGGCTGCTACGCCTGGCGGATTTCGACGACATCGAGCTGTCGAATCTGAATCGGGTGCCCGGCAACATCTTCGACATCGGCGTGAACAAGTCGATCGTGACGGCGCGGCGGATCGCCGAGCTCGATCCGTACCTGCCGGTGGAGGTGTACACCGCGGGCATCGACGAGCGCTCGGTGGACGAGTTCCTGCGGGGGCTGTCGATCGTCGTCGAGGAATGCGACTCGCTGGACGTCAAGTTCGCGGTCCGCGAGGGCGCGCGCCGCCACCGGCTGCCACTGCTGATGGACACCAGCGACCGCGGCCTGTTCGACGTCGAGCGCTACGACCTGGAACCGGAGCGACCGCCGTTTCACGGCCTGCTCGGCACGACCACCGCGGCCGATCTGCGCGGGCTGTCGACCAAGGAGAAGGCGCCGCACGTGATGCGGATCCTGGATCCGAAGGAACTGTCGGCGCGAATGGCCGCGAGCCTGGTGGAGATCGACGAGACCGTCACCACGTGGCCGCAGCTCGGCGGCGACGTCCAGCTCGGCGCGGCCATCGTCGCCACGGCCGTGCGCCGGATCGGCCTCGGCTACAAGCTTTCCTCCGGCCGGACCAGGATCGACCTGGAGCGCGGACTCGACGGACTCGCCGAGCCGGAACCCGAGGACCTGGTCTGGGAGAACGAACCCGACCCCACCGCCGTACCGTCCGGACCCGCGCGGGTGAACGTGCTGCACTGCGCGCAGCGCGCGCCCTCGGGCGGCAACACCCAGCCCTGGCTGCTGCGGATCGAGGACGACGCGCTGCGCATCGAGCTCGCCCCGAATCGGTCCTCGTCGCTCGACATCGGCTACCGCGGCAGCGCGGTCGCGATCGGCGCCGCGCTGCACAACGCCCGCGCGGCCGCCGCGGCGCACGGCATCCTCGGTGGTCGCCGTTTCCTGGAGGACGACGGCTTCACCGCGCTGCTGGAGTTCGGTTCGGGCTCGGATCCGCTGTTGGCCCGCGACTATCCGGCGGCGCTCGCCCGTGACACCAATCGCAAGCTCGGCACCGGCGCGCCGCTCGACGACGGCGTGCTGGCCGGTCTCGCCGCGGCCGCCGCCGCGGAGGGCGGTGCGGTGCGCGCGATCACCGGCCGTGCCGAGCTGGCCCACGCGGCCGCGCTGATCGGCGAGTCGGACCGGATTCGTCACCTCACCCCGCGGCTGCACCAGGAGATGTACGGCGAACTGCGCTGGCCGGGCGAGGACTTGCGCACCGGCATCGACGTGCGCGGCATGGAGCTGGCGCCGGACGAACAGGCCAAGGTGCGGATCGGCGGACGCGCCGATGTGATGGCGAGATTGCACGAGTGGTCCGGCGGTGTCGCGCTCGGCGAGTACAGCCGGGATCGGGTGCTGTCCAGCTCGGCTCTCGTCGCGGTGACTCTGCCGTGCCGACCGGGGCCGGACGGCGCGAGTCTGGCCGATTACGCCACCGCGGGAGCGGCGTTGCAGCGCGTCTGGTTGGAGGCCGGACGTCGCGGTTTGGCCGTGCAACCGGTGTCCCCGGTGTTCCTCTACGCGCGGCACCCCGACGAGCTGATCGCGATTTCCCCGGATTTCGCGGATACACTAACGTCACTTCAGGGCCGTTTCCTGGACCTGCTGGGAGTGCCTGGACATGAGATCATGGCATTGGTGCTTCGCCTGAGCTACGCGGCAGCAGCCACGGTCCGCAGCAGGCGGCTTCCAGTGCCGGGTGCGGGCGACCGCAGCTAG
- a CDS encoding putative bifunctional diguanylate cyclase/phosphodiesterase — MGVDATTMVAASERVLAKLVEHFDVDFSYLRHTDRERRATVLVAEWPHRGEIPDPDPLKVVQFENADSVFRELEFATEPIVVRPDQRSADYQETIRRSSGIPQVAMACVPLISRGESTGVLGFIKQGDRDWSTRELNVLKAIAALFAQVQARVVAEERLRYIALHDDLTGLANRRALLEHMEDRLRAGNPGPVAAFFLDLDRLKALNDFLGHTAGDNFIRTLSSRLRENLDSNDMIARLGGDEFVIVPAKPMDAVTAELEATRIQQLIGRRVTVGGESVSRGASVGVAVGIPGETTVADVLRRADHALLSAKSGGGNGVAVFTDAMRAQFELQDDVELNLRGAVSDGSLLLHYQPEVDLRTGRIVALEALVRWMHPTRGLLPPGAFVTVAEATNLAGELGRWVIRSACAQFAEWRRRGLAANVVMRINVSPVQLVSLDFVERIEDILRLFGIDGSSVCLEITEHVVVQDLARTQVTLRGLKRMGVQIAIDDFGTGYSSLSHLKALPVDAVKIDRGFVQRLGASTDDLAIVKSIIGLAGSFGLGVVGEGVETAVAARTLVGLGCYRAQGFLIARPMPSDQVESHLALGRIPLDLDLPRAARGVAKH, encoded by the coding sequence ATGGGCGTCGACGCCACGACCATGGTGGCGGCGAGCGAACGCGTGCTCGCCAAACTGGTCGAGCATTTCGACGTCGACTTCAGCTACCTGCGCCACACCGACCGGGAACGGCGCGCCACCGTGCTCGTCGCCGAATGGCCGCACCGCGGCGAGATCCCCGATCCCGATCCGCTGAAGGTGGTGCAGTTCGAGAACGCCGACTCGGTCTTCCGTGAACTCGAGTTCGCCACCGAGCCGATCGTGGTGCGCCCCGACCAGCGCTCCGCCGACTACCAGGAGACGATCCGGCGCTCCTCGGGGATTCCCCAGGTGGCGATGGCGTGCGTGCCGCTCATCTCGCGCGGCGAGTCCACCGGCGTGCTCGGTTTCATCAAACAGGGCGACCGGGATTGGAGCACCAGGGAACTCAACGTGCTCAAGGCGATCGCCGCCCTGTTCGCCCAGGTGCAGGCGCGGGTGGTGGCCGAGGAGCGGCTGCGCTACATCGCGCTGCACGACGATCTGACGGGCCTGGCGAACCGGCGCGCGTTGCTCGAGCACATGGAGGACCGACTACGCGCAGGCAATCCGGGACCGGTGGCGGCGTTCTTCCTCGATCTCGACCGATTGAAGGCGCTCAACGACTTCCTCGGACACACCGCGGGCGACAACTTCATCCGCACCCTCTCCTCGCGGCTCAGAGAGAACCTGGACTCGAACGACATGATCGCCCGCCTAGGCGGCGACGAGTTCGTCATCGTGCCCGCCAAGCCGATGGACGCGGTCACCGCCGAGCTCGAGGCCACCAGGATCCAGCAGCTCATCGGCCGCCGGGTGACCGTCGGCGGCGAATCGGTGAGCCGGGGCGCGAGCGTCGGTGTGGCCGTGGGCATCCCGGGCGAGACCACGGTGGCCGACGTGCTGCGCCGCGCCGACCACGCCCTGCTGTCGGCCAAATCGGGCGGCGGCAACGGCGTCGCGGTGTTCACCGACGCCATGCGCGCCCAGTTCGAACTCCAGGACGACGTGGAGCTGAACCTGCGCGGCGCGGTCTCCGACGGCTCGCTGCTGCTGCACTACCAGCCCGAGGTGGACCTGCGCACCGGACGGATCGTCGCGCTGGAGGCGCTGGTGCGCTGGATGCATCCGACCAGGGGACTGCTGCCGCCCGGCGCGTTCGTCACCGTCGCCGAGGCGACGAATCTGGCGGGTGAGCTGGGTCGGTGGGTCATCCGCTCGGCCTGCGCCCAGTTCGCCGAATGGCGCCGCCGCGGTCTGGCCGCCAACGTCGTGATGCGCATCAACGTCTCGCCGGTGCAGTTGGTCAGTCTGGATTTCGTGGAGCGGATCGAGGACATCCTGCGGCTGTTCGGCATCGACGGCAGCTCGGTCTGCCTGGAGATCACCGAGCACGTCGTCGTCCAGGATCTCGCCCGCACCCAGGTGACGTTGCGCGGGCTCAAGCGGATGGGCGTGCAGATCGCCATCGACGATTTCGGCACCGGCTACAGCTCGCTGTCGCATTTGAAGGCGCTGCCGGTGGACGCGGTCAAGATCGACCGCGGTTTCGTGCAGCGACTCGGCGCGAGCACCGACGACCTGGCCATCGTGAAGTCCATCATCGGCCTCGCCGGTTCGTTCGGGCTCGGCGTGGTCGGCGAGGGCGTGGAGACCGCGGTGGCCGCGCGCACGCTGGTCGGCCTCGGTTGCTATCGGGCGCAGGGCTTCCTGATCGCCAGGCCGATGCCCTCCGACCAGGTCGAGTCGCACCTCGCGCTCGGCCGGATTCCGCTGGATCTGGATCTGCCGCGCGCCGCGCGCGGCGTCGCCAAGCACTGA
- a CDS encoding glycosyltransferase, which translates to MRIVQLANFYGPRSGGLRTALHHLGAGYVAAGHEVVLIVPGPRRSEEVLPGGALRITLPALAIPWTGGYRAADPRRVADVLTGLRPDVLEVSDRLTLRGFGRWASRRDVASVMISHERLDRLLGQILPGSLARRCADIANRHTAAEYDIVVCTTEFARAEFLRIGAPNVELVPLGVDLDLFSPRRRDRRLRADLAAAGHPLLVHCGRLSVEKRVDRSIEAVAELRKAGTEARLVVAGDGPRRDALERRARALPPLPSGQPAVHFTGFITDRAMVAKLLATADVSLAPGPHETFGLAALEALAAGTPVVASRSSALADIVTADCGAVADDHPTAFAEAVTDVLAMPAVGRRRAARTRAEQFTWPRAVAGMLDVLGR; encoded by the coding sequence GTGCGCATCGTGCAGCTGGCGAACTTCTACGGTCCGCGGTCCGGCGGGCTGCGCACCGCATTGCATCATCTGGGCGCGGGCTACGTGGCGGCCGGGCACGAGGTGGTGCTGATCGTGCCGGGACCGCGCCGCAGCGAGGAGGTGCTGCCCGGCGGCGCGCTGCGGATCACCCTGCCCGCCTTGGCCATTCCGTGGACCGGCGGCTACCGCGCGGCCGACCCGCGCCGGGTCGCCGACGTGCTCACCGGGCTGCGGCCCGACGTGCTCGAGGTGTCCGACCGGCTCACGTTGCGCGGTTTCGGCCGCTGGGCGAGTCGCCGCGATGTGGCGAGCGTGATGATCTCGCACGAGCGGCTCGACCGGCTGCTCGGTCAGATCCTGCCGGGCTCGCTGGCCCGCCGGTGCGCCGACATCGCCAACCGGCACACCGCGGCCGAGTACGACATCGTCGTCTGCACAACGGAATTCGCGCGCGCGGAGTTCCTGCGCATCGGCGCGCCGAACGTCGAGCTGGTCCCGCTCGGGGTCGATCTGGACCTGTTCAGCCCGCGCCGCCGCGACCGCCGCCTGCGCGCCGACCTCGCGGCGGCCGGGCATCCGCTGCTCGTGCACTGCGGGCGGCTCTCGGTCGAGAAGCGCGTCGACCGCAGCATCGAGGCGGTGGCGGAGCTGCGCAAGGCGGGCACCGAGGCGCGCCTCGTCGTCGCGGGCGACGGACCCCGCCGCGACGCGCTCGAACGGCGCGCGCGTGCGTTGCCGCCGCTGCCGAGCGGGCAGCCCGCGGTGCACTTCACCGGCTTCATCACCGATCGGGCGATGGTCGCGAAATTGCTTGCCACGGCGGACGTCTCGCTCGCCCCTGGTCCGCACGAGACCTTCGGGCTCGCCGCGCTGGAAGCGCTCGCTGCCGGCACGCCGGTGGTCGCGAGCCGCTCGTCGGCGCTCGCCGACATCGTCACCGCCGACTGCGGCGCTGTCGCCGACGACCACCCCACCGCATTCGCCGAGGCCGTCACCGACGTGCTCGCGATGCCCGCGGTCGGCCGCCGCCGCGCCGCCCGCACCCGCGCCGAACAGTTCACCTGGCCCCGCGCCGTCGCGGGCATGTTGGACGTCCTCGGACGCTAA
- the rsmI gene encoding 16S rRNA (cytidine(1402)-2'-O)-methyltransferase encodes MGDIGDASQRLRDALGSADVVAAEDTRRTRALAKALGVEITGRVVSFYDHVETARIPALLSEIEAGRTVLLVTDAGMPSVSDPGYRMVAACVERDLPVTCLPGPSAVTTALALSALPVERFCFDGFPPRKSGQRKEWLRTLREEPRACVFFEAPHRLADCLADAVEVLGPDRRAAVCRELTKTYEQVVRGTLAELAEWAVDSARGEITVVLEGAQPKATDPADLVAEVEALTAQGLRLKDACAHIAGANNVSRRELYDAVLAARD; translated from the coding sequence ATGGGCGATATCGGGGACGCGTCCCAGCGCCTGCGCGACGCGCTGGGATCCGCCGACGTGGTCGCCGCCGAGGACACCCGCCGCACCCGCGCCCTCGCCAAGGCGCTCGGCGTCGAGATCACCGGGCGGGTGGTGAGCTTCTACGACCACGTCGAGACCGCCCGCATCCCGGCGCTGCTGAGCGAGATCGAGGCCGGGCGCACCGTTCTGCTGGTCACCGACGCGGGCATGCCCTCGGTCAGCGACCCCGGCTATCGGATGGTCGCGGCCTGCGTGGAACGGGATCTTCCGGTCACCTGCCTACCGGGTCCGTCGGCCGTCACCACCGCGCTCGCCCTCTCCGCGCTGCCGGTGGAGCGCTTCTGCTTCGACGGCTTCCCGCCGCGAAAGTCGGGGCAGCGCAAGGAATGGCTGCGCACTCTGCGCGAGGAGCCGCGCGCCTGCGTCTTCTTCGAGGCGCCGCACCGGCTGGCCGACTGCCTGGCCGACGCCGTCGAGGTGCTCGGCCCCGACCGCCGCGCCGCCGTCTGCCGCGAACTCACCAAGACCTACGAACAGGTCGTCCGCGGCACGCTTGCCGAACTCGCGGAATGGGCCGTCGACAGCGCCCGCGGCGAGATCACCGTCGTCCTGGAAGGCGCCCAACCGAAGGCCACCGACCCGGCCGACCTGGTCGCCGAGGTCGAAGCGCTGACGGCCCAGGGCCTGCGCTTGAAGGACGCCTGCGCCCACATCGCCGGCGCCAACAACGTCTCCCGCCGCGAGTTGTACGACGCCGTCCTCGCCGCCCGGGATTAG
- a CDS encoding ABC transporter ATP-binding protein, which yields MTATLSVDDVTLTYPDGAGRITALDHVSLTVSGGAVAAITGPSGSGKSSLLSVVATLVRPDSGGVYLDTGHGRADLAMLSRREAAAVRRRSIGIVFQQANLIPALTAVEQLEVMDRLGQRLLTMSARRREIREKAMSLLDAVGLAEHSGKRPAQLSGGQRQRVNIARALMNDPALLVIDEPTSALDSERGAAVIDLILEMTRTHDTATLLVTHDRSHLPRMNAVYEMVDGRLTAAAGRDEKDARPPATGATDARLAS from the coding sequence ATGACCGCCACCTTGTCCGTCGACGATGTCACCCTGACGTATCCAGACGGAGCGGGCCGGATCACCGCGCTCGACCACGTGAGCTTGACCGTCTCCGGCGGCGCCGTCGCCGCGATCACCGGCCCATCCGGATCGGGGAAATCGAGCTTGCTCTCAGTCGTCGCCACGCTCGTGCGGCCGGACTCGGGAGGCGTGTACCTCGACACCGGCCATGGCCGTGCGGATCTGGCCATGCTGTCGCGTCGAGAGGCGGCGGCGGTGCGCAGGCGTTCGATCGGCATCGTCTTCCAGCAGGCGAATCTGATCCCCGCGCTCACCGCGGTCGAACAACTGGAGGTAATGGATCGGCTCGGGCAACGTCTGCTCACCATGTCGGCCCGTCGCCGCGAAATCCGCGAGAAGGCAATGTCTTTGCTCGACGCCGTCGGGCTCGCCGAACACAGCGGCAAACGCCCGGCCCAGCTTTCCGGCGGTCAACGCCAACGCGTGAACATCGCCCGCGCACTGATGAACGACCCCGCGCTCCTGGTGATCGACGAACCGACCAGCGCCCTCGATTCCGAACGCGGCGCGGCCGTCATCGACCTCATCCTGGAGATGACCCGTACCCACGACACCGCCACCCTCCTGGTCACCCACGACAGGTCTCATCTGCCCCGGATGAACGCCGTGTACGAGATGGTCGACGGCAGGCTCACCGCCGCGGCCGGCCGGGACGAGAAGGACGCACGCCCCCCAGCCACCGGCGCCACCGACGCGCGGCTCGCATCGTAG
- a CDS encoding ABC transporter permease, which yields MFVALRDLRVARGRFVLITLVVALVALLVSFLSGLTAGLAHQNISAVQRIDADALVFADTGAAPSFDASALTDQQIDTWRSAAGSVAPIGISRTRAELVSGAAAPTQVALFGTDGSAFGNHTGTTQGAVVLSSGAAASLGAAPDDEIALGGRIFTVAAVHDDDWYSHTPVVWMTWQDWRSVSPRSGAATVLAVSGIRDQDGVNAAAHTTTTSASGALSAIGSYQAENGSLTLMTLLLFAISALVIGAFFTVWTIQRLPDVATLKALGATSASLVRDALGQAAIVLVAGVAAGLGCTVAAASLMGAALPFVLSPATTLLPAGALIALGLCGAAFALRFLFTTDPLTALGAAR from the coding sequence ATGTTCGTCGCACTTCGTGATCTTCGCGTCGCCCGCGGCCGGTTCGTGCTCATCACGCTGGTCGTCGCTTTGGTCGCGCTGCTGGTGAGTTTTCTCAGCGGCCTCACCGCGGGCCTCGCGCATCAGAACATTTCCGCGGTCCAGCGCATCGACGCCGATGCCTTGGTCTTCGCCGACACCGGCGCGGCCCCGTCCTTCGACGCCTCGGCCCTCACCGACCAACAGATCGACACCTGGCGCTCGGCGGCCGGTTCGGTCGCGCCGATCGGTATCAGCCGGACCCGCGCCGAGTTGGTGTCCGGTGCCGCGGCGCCCACCCAGGTCGCGCTGTTCGGCACCGACGGGAGCGCATTCGGCAACCACACCGGTACCACGCAGGGCGCCGTCGTTCTGAGCTCCGGCGCCGCCGCATCGCTGGGCGCGGCGCCGGACGACGAGATCGCGCTCGGCGGACGCATTTTCACGGTCGCGGCGGTGCATGACGACGACTGGTACAGCCATACACCCGTCGTCTGGATGACCTGGCAGGACTGGCGCTCAGTGAGCCCGCGTTCCGGAGCGGCGACCGTGCTGGCCGTATCCGGCATCCGGGACCAGGACGGGGTGAACGCCGCGGCGCACACGACTACGACCAGCGCGTCAGGCGCCCTGTCGGCGATCGGGTCGTACCAAGCCGAGAACGGTTCGCTGACATTGATGACGCTGCTGCTCTTCGCCATATCCGCCTTGGTCATCGGAGCCTTCTTCACCGTGTGGACGATCCAGCGACTGCCCGATGTCGCCACATTGAAAGCGCTCGGCGCCACCTCGGCATCGCTGGTGCGCGACGCGCTGGGTCAAGCGGCGATCGTGCTGGTCGCCGGCGTGGCCGCGGGCCTCGGGTGCACGGTGGCGGCGGCGAGTCTCATGGGTGCCGCGCTGCCATTCGTCCTCAGCCCGGCGACCACGCTGCTGCCCGCGGGGGCGCTGATTGCGCTCGGTCTGTGCGGCGCCGCGTTCGCCCTGCGCTTCCTGTTCACCACCGACCCGCTCACCGCGCTCGGCGCGGCACGCTGA
- a CDS encoding sensor histidine kinase, with translation MHSSPLTPVVTALRLGLHVLVTALAAVVVVRALLPGAPHPAVVAGVGIGFVVVYFAGAANSGRYGTLLWSTALTVLWLVLVALSADAIYLAFGLFFLYLHLLPRPVNFLAVAAATAVAVAGFGMHRGWSVAGVIGPVLGASVAVGIAVGYRMLFRESVERERLIAELLRTRASLAEQERTAGKLAERERLAQEIHDTVAQGLSSIQLLLHAAEQAAPDHPALPQIRLARATAAEDLAETRRLITELAPVALEGQSLAQALDRVCRRAATPGLATQLIIEGRPERLPMPIEAALVRIAQSAVSNVVRHAGAARMRLTLTYAEAEVLLDIVDDGVGISSRVLRQPPPGSFGLAAMRSRVEQQGGAMTVESEPGHTAVTVSFPVPARSGGDAPADSPESPASGHAIAPRHHTF, from the coding sequence GTGCACTCGTCGCCGCTCACCCCTGTCGTCACCGCCTTGCGGCTGGGGCTGCATGTCCTGGTGACGGCGCTTGCCGCCGTGGTCGTCGTCCGGGCTCTGCTGCCCGGCGCCCCGCACCCGGCCGTGGTGGCGGGGGTGGGTATCGGCTTCGTCGTCGTCTATTTCGCGGGCGCGGCGAACAGCGGCAGGTACGGGACGCTGCTGTGGTCGACTGCCCTGACCGTGCTTTGGCTCGTCCTGGTCGCACTCTCCGCCGACGCCATCTATCTGGCCTTCGGCTTGTTCTTCCTTTACCTGCATCTGCTGCCCCGGCCGGTCAACTTCCTGGCCGTGGCCGCGGCGACCGCTGTCGCCGTGGCCGGCTTCGGGATGCACCGCGGTTGGTCGGTGGCGGGGGTGATCGGACCGGTGCTCGGTGCGTCGGTCGCGGTGGGTATCGCAGTCGGCTACCGGATGCTGTTCCGCGAATCCGTGGAACGAGAACGGCTGATCGCCGAATTGCTCAGAACGAGGGCCTCACTCGCCGAACAGGAACGCACCGCGGGCAAACTGGCCGAACGTGAACGTCTCGCACAGGAAATCCACGACACCGTCGCGCAGGGGCTGAGCAGCATCCAATTGCTGCTGCACGCCGCCGAACAGGCGGCGCCCGATCATCCCGCACTGCCGCAGATTCGATTGGCGCGCGCGACAGCCGCAGAGGATCTGGCCGAAACGCGAAGGCTCATTACGGAATTGGCGCCGGTAGCGCTGGAAGGACAGTCGCTGGCGCAAGCGCTGGACCGAGTCTGTCGCCGAGCCGCCACGCCGGGCTTGGCCACCCAGTTGATCATCGAGGGACGGCCGGAACGGCTGCCGATGCCGATCGAGGCCGCGCTGGTTCGTATCGCACAGAGCGCGGTATCCAATGTCGTCCGGCACGCGGGGGCCGCCAGGATGCGCCTCACCCTCACTTACGCCGAGGCCGAGGTACTGCTCGATATCGTCGACGACGGGGTCGGTATTTCGTCGCGCGTCCTCCGGCAGCCCCCGCCAGGAAGCTTCGGCCTCGCCGCCATGCGCAGCCGTGTCGAGCAGCAGGGTGGCGCGATGACTGTCGAGTCCGAACCTGGCCATACCGCGGTAACGGTCTCGTTTCCGGTGCCGGCCCGTTCCGGCGGCGATGCGCCGGCCGACTCGCCGGAATCACCGGCGTCAGGCCACGCCATCGCGCCGCGACACCACACGTTCTGA
- a CDS encoding LuxR C-terminal-related transcriptional regulator — MIRLLLADDHAIVRAGLRALLDAARDVRVVGDVATAETAVAFCATEPVDVVLMDLSFGQGRSGAEATSELRALPNPPNVLVVTNYETDADILGAIEAGACGYILKDTPPAELLSAVRAAAAGESVLSPTVASRLMSRVRRPDTTLSPREIEVLRLVADGRSNRDIARELFLSETTVKSHLVHVYGKLGVRSRTSAVARAREQGAI, encoded by the coding sequence ATGATCCGCCTCCTTCTCGCGGACGATCACGCCATCGTCCGGGCTGGGCTGCGCGCGCTGCTCGACGCGGCGCGCGATGTCCGCGTTGTCGGCGATGTCGCCACCGCCGAGACCGCGGTCGCCTTTTGCGCCACCGAACCCGTCGACGTGGTCCTGATGGATCTCAGCTTCGGCCAAGGCCGCTCCGGCGCCGAGGCGACTTCGGAGCTGCGCGCTCTCCCGAACCCGCCGAACGTCCTCGTGGTGACCAATTACGAAACCGACGCCGACATCCTCGGCGCCATCGAGGCAGGCGCCTGCGGCTACATCCTCAAAGACACCCCGCCTGCCGAGCTGCTCTCCGCCGTTCGTGCGGCGGCGGCGGGCGAGAGCGTGCTCTCACCGACCGTCGCCTCGCGCCTGATGTCCCGCGTCCGACGCCCCGACACGACGCTCAGCCCTCGCGAAATCGAAGTCTTGCGCTTGGTCGCCGACGGCCGATCGAATCGCGACATAGCTCGTGAGCTGTTTCTGAGCGAAACCACAGTCAAGTCTCACCTGGTCCATGTCTACGGCAAACTCGGCGTGCGCTCCCGCACGTCCGCGGTGGCCAGGGCGCGAGAGCAGGGCGCGATCTAG